From one Gracilinanus agilis isolate LMUSP501 chromosome 5, AgileGrace, whole genome shotgun sequence genomic stretch:
- the NEUROD4 gene encoding neurogenic differentiation factor 4, protein MAKTYAKSKEMVELSSTPSWMDKALNSQDEIKEEDERQDNYGMLSGLAEEHDSIEEEEEEEEEEENGEKPKRRGPKKKKMTKARLERFRARRVKANARERTRMHGLNDALDNLRRVMPCYSKTQKLSKIETLRLARNYIWALSEVLETGQTPEGKGFVDMLCKGLSQPTSNLVAGCLQLGPQSLFLEKREEKSAIHDSTIPSHGFSYQSPGLPSPPYGHMETHLLHLKPPTFKSLVESSFGSHPPDCTTPPYEGPLTPPLSISGNFSLKQDGSPDLEKSYNFMPHYPTVSLSGGHGHSAHFQTANPRYEIPIDISYDPYPHHGVGAQLNAIFND, encoded by the coding sequence ATGGCCAAAACATATGCGAAATCCAAAGAGATGGTAGAACTGTCCAGCACCCCATCCTGGATGGACAAAGCTCTAAACTCCCAGGATGAGATAAAGGAAGAGGATGAAAGGCAAGATAACTATGGGATGCTGAGTGGCTTGGCTGAAGAGCATGACAGcattgaagaggaagaggaggaagaagaagaggaagaaaatggggaGAAGCCCAAAAGGAGAGgtccaaagaagaagaagatgaccAAAGCACGACTGGAAAGATTCAGAGCCCGAAGGGTGAAAGCTAATGCCAGGGAGCGGACTCGGATGCATGGCTTGAATGATGCTTTGGATAACCTGAGGAGAGTCATGCCATGCTACTCTAAAACCCAAAAGCTTTCCAAGATTGAGACACTGAGACTGGCCAGAAACTACATTTGGGCATTGTCTGAGGTTCTGGAGACTGGTCAGACACCTGAAGGGAAGGGTTTTGTGGACATGCTTTGTAAAGGGCTCTCTCAGCCTACAAGTAACCTGGTGGCTGGATGCCTCCAGCTGGGGCCTCAGTCTCTATTCCTGGAGAAGCGTGAAGAGAAGTCTGCTATTCATGATTCCACCATTCCAAGTCACGGTTTCAGTTATCAGTCTCCAGGGCTCCCCAGTCCACCCTATGGCCACATGGAGACACACCTTCTCCACCTTAAGCCACCCACATTCAAGAGTTTGGTGGAGTCATCCTTTGGTAGTCACCCACCTGACTGTACCACCCCACCCTATGAAGGTCCCCTTACTCCACCCCTGAGCATTAGTGGCAACTTCTCCTTAAAGCAAGATGGCTCTCCAGACCTAGAGAAATCATATAACTTCATGCCTCACTACCCTACTGTAAGTCTGAGTGGGGGACATGGGCACTCAGCTCATTTTCAGACAGCTAATCCCCGATATGAAATTCCCATTGATATATCCTATGATCCCTACCCACACCATGGAGTTGGAGCCCAACTCAATGCCATCTTCAATGATTAA